Proteins from one Nicotiana tabacum cultivar K326 chromosome 23, ASM71507v2, whole genome shotgun sequence genomic window:
- the LOC107794872 gene encoding N6-mAMP deaminase-like: MDWWVSMPKIELHAHLNGSIRDSTLLELARELGDKGLVSFPDVEHVILKHDRPLSEVFKLFDLIYILTTDHETVTRITKEVIEDFAAENVVYLELRTTPKKNVSKGMNKRSYIEAVLEGLRAVTTIEVDFFSEPNIDCQANGGIYARSEGNASNGTGRKKIFVRLLLSIDRRESTEAAMETVKLALEMRHLGVVGIDLSGNPIIGEWLTFLPALEFAKEQGLLITLHCGEVPNPVEIHAMLDFLPARIGHACCFGEEEWAKLKSLKIPVEICLTSNIRTETISSLDIHHFADLYNSGHPIVLCTDDSGVFSTSVSGEYSLASSAFGIQKREMFQLARNAINFIFAGDKVKQELEQLFDLAAKSLEF, from the exons ATGGATTGGTGGGTGTCAATGCCGAAAATTGAACTACATGCCCACCTTAATGGCTCTATCAGAGACTCCACTTTACT GGAACTTGCTAGAGAATTGGGTGACAAGGGCCTCGTAAGTTTTCCTGATGTGGAGCATGTTATCTTAAAAC ATGATCGCCCCCTTTCTGAAGTCTTCaaattgtttgatttgatttacaTTCTTACAACTGACCATGAAACAGTAACCAGAATTACTAAAGAG GTAATTGAAGATTTTGCTGCTGAAAATGTTGTATACTTGGAGCTAAGGACAACTCCAAAG AagaatgtttccaaagggatgaACAAGAGGTCATACATagaagcagttttggagggtTTAAGAGCTGTTACTACCATCGAAGTTGATTTTTTCAGTGAACCTAATATTGATTGTCAAGCTAATGGCGGTATTTATGCTCGGAGTGAGGGTAATGCTAGCAATGGTAcaggaagaaagaaaatatttgtcAGACTTCTACTTAGTATTGATCGTCGTGAATCCACTGAAGCTGCAATGGAAACG GTTAAGCTTGCTCTGGAAATGAGACATCTGGGGGTAGTGGGTATTGACCTATCCGGAAATCCTATCATTGGTGAATG GCTAACCTTTCTGCCCGCTTTGGAGTTTGCTAAAGAGCAAGGACTTCTGATCACCCTTCATTGTGGCGAG GTACCCAATCCGGTGGAAATCCACGCGATGCTAGATTTTCTCCCTGCAAGAATTGGCCATGCTTGTTGCTTTGGAGAGGAAGAATGGGCAAAGCTAAAATCTTTAAAGATACCG GTTGAAATTTGCTTGACTTCAAATATCAGAACTGAAACAATATCTTCTCTGGATATTCATCATTTTG CTGATTTATATAATAGTGGACATCCAATTGTCCTATGCACTGACGATTCAGGGGTGTTCTCTACCAGCGTATCTGGCGAATACAGCCTTGCTTCTTCTGCTTTTG GTATACAAAAGAGAGAGATGTTCCAGCTAGCTAGGAATgccattaattttatttttgctggTGACAAAGTAAAACAGGAGCTGGAACAATTGTTTGATTTAGCTGCAAAGAGCCTAGAGTTCTGA